From a single Porites lutea chromosome 10, jaPorLute2.1, whole genome shotgun sequence genomic region:
- the LOC140950501 gene encoding uncharacterized protein encodes MDPEDSAKGAVGYSLRQDPVPNTQIDFGELVYQREISEQRRLASLWNKESKEVAFETQQLQTLLYTNWEHLSARKIVDRLAIIWKSFETVHSKYLPGIRDSKRLQEVQQRFKSLKEQMMFTIEECETQIRTDQETQKRDDERSIKSHKSHQSQSSTTSRSSSSSRKERFRAMLLAKKKLELAKSRAQEEAELAKSKAQQEAELVKAEHERSAKKELRLLEDEAVLAELDWKIENEFDEETGVVNGVDNIVQTTYPIEEKPLGQSPQIQLDDSEPRTPKIPAPTPKPSLPLIPVSCSTPQDTAPGSCKEKPATEVKSNIADTANKGALPVTECQQPPYQAPRTFQYRPKSQPEDKVIEQAPKDHVAAMWKVQLLNGISPTPFNGNPADFPFFKEQAHTHLESELLTDAQRVEYLPKFLKGEALEVIKRNRGSSYSELMKILEERFGRPIQVTQACIEELVSGPKLAYGDNMGLLNFAEKLNTSTKVLKGDVEREASVATNLRRIVNRLPNDLITKWQTENYEIVSRGGTARLKDIAKFVKRQASIRNDPVFGMQPQRGENRTNKSPPKASKGSDLPTKNATINATSLKNAPKKENSANCAICKSTPHRLQECPIVKQCDRVAVRRQYAASYGFCFNCGCHNPDHSGTSCPEPPACSLCPGHHLPILHRDNNNGRRTPGNKNTHNPTNRYSTPTADPITRQPQMEQGTRQPPSDRPQTSITSAGVSTTRAQVLLNVVPVTITAENGGSLSTYAFLDNGCTDTLIDKELADHLDLKGISEQIGIKTITNSEELVESRRVSFTLSPVEAYGEDIDVNEAYVLPDLNQSERVLPGTVDVHKYPHLQDLTFPVVDFERVSIIVGSNVPVAHLQKEVRIPKDNKSGLYGYRYPLGWSISGPLTIAGTRRAELNFISVGHKPDDFVERFWKIEDYGTLKAGEKPLSVEDKRALKIIEETTTLVDGHYEVGLLWKEDQPKLPNNRILAEKRAELLRRRLTKAGNEQMAAKYRGVMTEYISKGYARKLSPEEAARESSITWYLPHHPVTNPNKPDKLRIVFDAASEYEGTSLNKNLVQGPDMTNSLVGVLLRFRQGHVGVAADVEAMFHQVRVRKQDQEALRFLWWTDDYDKPPDVYVMEVHIFGATSSPCVANWALRRTASDNAERFNPQVVATVDRNFYVDDALPSFSEENTASTVASDLVKILNHGGFNLTKFMTNSKNVLATIPTEKRATPDLNLDLDELPVERALGIRWFAETDELGFDIKNLNRPETKRGVLSAVCSLYDPLGFAAPVALTARVIMQDMWKAKVDWDQPLEENFLARWKSWTSQLSSLSALRIPRCYLPAGTDASKCKLQLHIFSDASEIGYGASAYLRVENPDGSIHCSFVVGKARNAPVKFTSIPRLELQAAVLSTRLNKMLRESIEQWNQQQIVQELLQRGCKWVFQPPTASSMSGIWERMVRSAKTVLKSILGTQVVTEAVLQTLLTEVERVLNGRALTANSDDPNDLQPLTPAHFLMQRKTICLPPGIFEKADQYHRRKWRQVQFLADLFWKRWLREYLPTLQARGKWRKVLPNLKPKALVLLVDDNVPRGCWKLGRVLEVFPGPDGLVRTAKVKTKDSVFIRPIQKLCLLENDLENN; translated from the coding sequence ATGGACCCTGAGGACTCAGCGAAAGGAGCAGTTGGATACTCCCTACGCCAGGACCCCGTACCAAATACTCAAATTGATTTTGGTGAACTTGTGTATCAACGCGAAATAAGCGAACAACGCAGACTTGCATCTTTGTGGAACAAGGAATCTAAAGAAGTTGCCTTTGAAACACAGCAGCTCCAAACTCTCCTCTACACTAATTGGGAGCACTTGTCCGCCCGCAAAATAGTAGATCGTTTAGCTATCATTTGGAAATCCTTTGAGACTGTACACTCGAAGTACCTGCCAGGCATACGTGACAGCAAACGACTACAAGAAGTACAGCAAAGGTTCAAGTCCCTCAAAGAACAGATGATGTTTACAATAGAAGAATGCGAAACCCAAATACGGACTGATCAAGAAACACAAAAACGTGATGATGAACGCTCCATTAAAAGTCACAAGTCGCACCAGTCTCAGAGCTCCACTACTTCAAGATCCTCTTCGTCGTCCCGGAAAGAAAGGTTTAGAGCCATGCttttagcaaaaaagaaattggagTTAGCGAAGAGTAGGGCACAAGAGGAAGCTGAGTTAGCCAAGAGTAAGGCTCAACAAGAAGCCGAATTGGTCAAAGCAGAGCATGAGCGGAGCGCAAAGAAGGAATTGAGACTACTCGAGGACGAAGCCGTTCTAGCTGAGCTGGACTGGAAGATTGAAAATGAGTTCGACGAGGAAACTGGTGTTGTTAATGGTGTGGACAATATTGTTCAGACAACCTATCCCATTGAGGAGAAACCACTGGGACAGTCACCTCAAATTCAACTTGATGATTCAGAACCCCGAACACCAAAAATCCCAGCACCGACACCCAAACCTTCACTGCCTCTTATACCTGTCAGTTGCTCCACCCCCCAAGACACAGCACCTGGTTCGTGCAAGGAAAAGCCAGCCACTGAGGTCAAATCCAATATTGCCGATACTGCAAACAAGGGAGCACTGCCAGTCACTGAATGCCAGCAGCCACCATACCAAGCCCCACGAACCTTCCAGTATAGACCTAAGTCTCAGCCAGAAGACAAAGTAATAGAGCAAGCCCCTAAAGACCATGTAGCAGCCATGTGGAAGGTACAGCTTCTGAACGGAATCTCTCCTACACCCTTTAATGGCAACCCAGCAGACTTCCCGTTCTTCAAAGAACAGGCACATACTCACCTTGAAAGTGAGCTACTAACTGATGCGCAGCGGGTAGAGTACTTACCGAAGTTCCTGAAAGGAGAAGCCTTGGAGGTCATCAAAAGAAACCGAGGCTCCTCCTATAGTGAGCTAATGAAGATCTTAGAGGAACGCTTTGGTCGCCCTATTCAGGTGACGCAAGCCTGCATCGAAGAGTTAGTCTCAGGCCCCAAACTTGCCTATGGTGACAACATGGGTCTGCTTAATTTTGCCGAGAAGCTGAACACTTCAACCAAGGTTCTGAAGGGAGATGTGGAACGCGAAGCAAGCGTAGCTACCAATTTGAGAAGAATCGTAAACAGACTCCCAAATGATTTAATCACCAAGTGGCAGACCGAAAACTACGAGATTGTTAGCCGTGGTGGAACTGCACGACTAAAGGACATTGcaaaatttgtgaaaaggcAAGCGTCAATAAGGAATGACCCAGTGTTTGGAATGCAGCCGCAAAGGGGAGAAAACAGGACAAACAAGTCCCCCCCCAAAGCTTCTAAAGGATCGGACCTGCCCACGAAAAATGCTACGATCAACGCCACATCGCTTAAGAACGCCCCCAAGAAAGAGAACTCTGCAAACTGTGCAATTTGCAAGTCTACTCCCCACCGACTCCAGGAGTGCCCAATCGTCAAACAGTGTGACCGTGTAGCCGTGCGTCGACAATATGCAGCATCGTATGGGTTCTGCTTTAACTGTGGTTGCCATAATCCCGATCACAGTGGTACTTCCTGTCCTGAGCCACCAGCTTGTTCTCTGTGTCCTGGACACCACTTACCAATACTGCATAGGGACAACAACAATGGACGCAGAACTCCTGGAAACAAGAACACTCATAACCCCACTAACCGATACAGTACTCCGACTGCTGACCCAATAACCCGGCAACCACAAATGGAGCAAGGCACAAGACAGCCGCCCAGCGACAGGCCACAGACTTCGATTACATCTGCCGGTGTCAGCACCACAAGAGCCCaagttttgttaaatgtagTTCCTGTAACCATTACTGCAGAGAACGGTGGTTCCCTTTCTACATATGCATTTCTTGACAATGGCTGTACCGATACCCTCATTGACAAAGAGCTTGCTGATCATCTTGACCTGAAAGGGATCTCGGAGCAAATCGGGATTAAGACTATTACGAACAGCGAGGAGCTGGTGGAGAGTCGACGCGTTTCCTTTACTCTCAGTCCTGTAGAAGCATACGGTGAAGACATTGATGTTAATGAAGCTTACGTTCTCCCTGACCTGAATCAATCAGAACGAGTTTTGCCGGGGACAGTAGATGTCCATAAGTATCCGCACCTTCAAGACCTTACATTCCCAGTGGTGGACTTTGAACGAGTCTCGATCATTGTGGGGAGTAACGTCCCTGTTGCACACTTGCAGAAGGAAGTCAGAATCCCGAAAGACAACAAGAGCGGCCTCTACGGTTATCGGTACCCTCTCGGTTGGAGCATTTCAGGTCCATTGACTATCGCTGGGACAAGAAGAGCTGAGCTCAATTTCATCTCTGTTGGACACAAACCTGACGACTTTGTTGAAAGGTTTTGGAAGATCGAAGACTATGGAACATTGAAAGCAGGAGAGAAGCCCTTATCTGTGGAAGACAAACGAGCCCTAAAAATCATTGAAGAAACTACTACCCTTGTAGACGGGCATTATGAAGTTGGCCTACTATGGAAGGAAGATCAGCCAAAGCTGCCAAACAATCGCATTTTAGCTGAAAAACGAGCAGAATTGCTTAGACGACGCCTGACCAAAGCAGGAAATGAGCAAATGGCTGCTAAGTACCGTGGAGTCATGACTGAGTACATCTCGAAGGGTTATGCACGCAAATTGTCCCCTGAAGAAGCAGCTAGAGAAAGCTCGATAACTTGGTACTTACCTCATCATCCAGTGACTAATCCCAACAAACCTGACAAGCTCCGTATCGTCTTCGATGCCGCATCTGAGTATGAAGGAACATCTCTAAACAAGAATCTCGTTCAAGGGCCAGACATGACAAACAGTCTCGTTGGTGTGCTGCTGCGATTTCGACAGGGGCATGTAGGGGTAGCCGCTGATGTCGAGGCAATGTTTCATCAAGTGCGTGTGCGTAAACAAGATCAAGAAGCTCTACGATTCCTCTGGTGGACAGATGATTACGACAAACCCCCGGATGTCTATGTTATGGAAGTACACATATTtggagcaacctcgtccccttgCGTTGCAAATTGGGCCCTGAGAAGAACAGCCAGTGACAATGCTGAAAGGTTCAACCCGCAAGTTGTTGCAACTGTTGACAGGAACTTTTATGTTGACGATGCTCTGCCATCCTTCAGTGAGGAGAATACAGCATCTACTGTAGCATCGGACCTAGTGAAAATCCTGAATCACGGTGGCTTCAACCTTACGAAATTCATGACGAACAGTAAGAATGTTTTGGCAACCATTCCCACCGAGAAAAGAGCCACACCAGATCTGAATCTTGACTTAGACGAACTGCCAGTGGAAAGGGCGCTAGGGATTCGCTGGTTTGCTGAAACAGATGAGCTTGGATTTGACATCAAGAACTTGAATCGACCCGAAACAAAGCGTGGAGTACTGTCCGCCGTTTGTTCCCTGTATGACCCTCTTGGGTTTGCTGCGCCTGTGGCCCTTACTGCCAGAGTAATTATGCAGGATATGTGGAAGGCTAAGGTAGACTGGGACCAGCCACTCGAAGAAAACTTCTTAGCCAGATGGAAGTCTTGGACCTCACAGCTGTCATCCCTCTCTGCACTGCGCATCCCACGTTGCTACTTGCCAGCTGGAACAGATGCTTCCAAATGCAAACTACAGCTGCATATCTTCTCTGATGCCTCTGAAATTGGCTACGGTGCATCTGCGTATCTAAGAGTCGAGAATCCAGATGGGTCTATTCACTGCTCGTTTGTTGTGGGGAAAGCAAGAAATGCAcctgtcaagttcacaagcatTCCAAGGCTTGAACTCCAAGCTGCTGTTCTGTCTACACGCTTGAATAAGATGCTGAGAGAGTCGATCGAGCAGTGGAACCAGCAACAAATTGTGCAAGAGCTTCTACAACGAGGGTGCAAATGGGTCTTCCAGCCGCCAACTGCTTCTAGCATGTCTGGGATTTGGGAGCGGATGGTGCGAAGTGCTAAGACTGTTCTGAAGTCTATCCTAGGGACCCAAGTAGTTACGGAAGCAGTTCTTCAGACGCTGTTGACTGAAGTTGAACGAGTGTTAAATGGGCGAGCGCTCACCGCCAATTCAGACGACCCAAATGACCTTCAGCCACTCACGCCAGCGCATTTCTTAATGCAGAGGAAGACTATCTGCCTACCCCCTGGCATATTTGAGAAAGCAGATCAGTATCACAGAAGGAAATGGAGGCAGGTACAATTTCTGGCAGACCTATTTTGGAAGAGGTGGTTGCGTGAGTATTTACCTACCCTGCAAGCCCGAGGAAAGTGGAGAAAGGTCTTACCTAACTTGAAGCCGAAGGCCCTTGTCCTGTTAGTTGATGACAACGTGCCGAGAGGATGCTGGAAACTTGGACGAGTCCTAGAGGTCTTCCCTGGCCCCGACGGCCTGGTGCGCACAGCGAAAGTCAAGACAAAGGACTCTGTGTTCATCCGACCTATTCAGAAGCTATGCCTACTGGAGAACGATCTTGAGAATAATTAG